The region cgTAACAGTTTTCGTATATTGATTTTCTTAGTTCTCTTGAACAAAAAGTCAGTGTTTGTTATTAGAATGATTAATTCAATAatcatttattcaaaaaaaaaatatgcattatctttaattattaaactattacaaataaacaacaaaagaaaatcttttttatttaacttgCCTATTCATTTAAGCGACTAAAAACGAAAGTTCATACACAAAACTTGGCATCTCTGCATATGATTAGTATGGAATGGGAATCAAGTAGAGCTCATTTTTTCTTCTAGCTGAAGCTCCAAAACATTCAGACATGTCTAGATCATTAGGTTCCATTCCACCGGAGAGTTTCCAATCAAAATGGTACAACAAATTTGCAAGTACAAGTTCAACAACGGCCATACCATATGACATACCATGACACATCCTTCTTCCGCCACCAAAAGGAATAAATTCAAAATCTTTTCCTCGGTAATCAGTTGAATTATCCAAAAATCTCTCTGGATTGAATTTCTCAGCTTCTTTCCAATAACGAGGGTTTCTTCCGACTGCCCATGCATTCACAATAATTCTAGTATTTACCGGGATTTCGTATCCAGTAATTTCTACTCTCTCTCTACATTCTCTCGGAAGAAGTAACGGAGCAGGAGGATGTAACCTTAATGTTTCTTTGATAACAAGTTTTAAGTACTTCAATTCTTGGAGACTTGTTTCGTCTATAACTTGTTGTTTTTTATTAAAGAGATTCCTAACCTCTTCTTGTGCTTTTTGCATCACTCTTGTATTTTTGATCATTTCTGACATTGACCATTCTATTGTTGTAGCTGATGGATTGGTTCCGGCAAGAAACATGTCCTGAAATAATCAGTAGCAAGATCTTACTTTCAACAAAAACTAGTAGATTAAAAAAGCTTCAATAGATGAGATTCCAATAAGTTTATTTGACaattaataacaattaatatattataggATTAACACATTTTTTAGATCCCTtaactttacatttttagtttatttcatccTTAAACTTCTAATTGGTGTTATCTGGTCTTGAACTTTACGTTTTTAGTTTATCTGTTCCTCAATCAAAATTCAAGGACGACGAGATAAGATCAAATGGAAGTTGAGGGACCagttaaactaaaaatataaaatatagggACCAGATAAGATCAAAGGAAAGTTTAGGGATCGgataaacaaaaaacataaagttCAGCGACCTTAAATTGGGTTTATCCTATATTATATGAATAGACATTAGTGTTTTGTTAGATGGCTACCAACATGGTAATATATCAAATTAGAAAGTGACCGatgttttgatattattttgataCGAAATAATTTGTTCTGTaccaaattaaaagatataaaaaataattgacaCCATTCAAGTTTTTAACCCtcaagaaaataacaaaaacaaaaagttaGAACTAATTTTTAGTACTCACAAGCATGATCGCTTTGATGCAGTCAGTTGTTAAGGAAAATTCAAGGTTGCCATGATCTTGAAGATTCAAAAGCACATCGACAAGAGTATTTGCTTCTCCCGCTTTCGGATAACTTCCCAAAGCCTTGTTTTCTCtatgttttttaataatattttcaagaATCATATCAGCTTCTTGATGCAGCCTCTCTAATTTAGGCTTCATCCCTGTAATTCCATGGAGAAACTTAACTGAAGGGAAAATATCCGCAACACTAAAACCTTCAAACATCTGAATAGTTTTCTGAATAAGTGGCAAGAACTCATCTTTCTGCTTTATAATCTTCCCAAATGCTGCCCTTAAAGTTATAATATTCGACAAAGCAAATAACATCTTGCTCAGATTAACTGGTGACTCTGTACTAGTAGAAATTGAGTTTACAAGAAATAAAACCTCTTCTTCCCTAATTGATCTGAACGATTGAACGCGTTTTGTGCTCAATAACTCGAGATTACAAATCTTTCGCATCTGCCTCCAGTTATCACCGTAAGGTGCAAAAGCAATATCTTTAAAATTATACATGACAATACCTGCAGCAAGTAGAAAGGGTCTTTGGGCGAAGCTCAGATCGTGGATTTTCAGCACTTGTTTAGCAGTTTCGGGCGAAGAAATGACTATAGTTGAAATTTCGCCTAGCTGAAGGTGCATTATAGGGCCGTATCTGTCGGCTAAATCTCTAAGACGATGATGCGGGAGAGAGCCGACGAGGTGGAGCATGTTACCGATTATTGGTAGCTTTATTGGCCCCGGAGGTAACTTGTAAGGTAAGGTACCGCTGCTGCTTGCATTGGACAACTTCAGATTTCTCCGTACAATGAAAATGAGCAAAAGGAAGCACAACAAGGGAAGAAAAAAGGAATATTTCAGGTCATCCATAGTATAAATAACGGTGAAATGAAGGAAGGATAGTTGTAATTGATATGCTAGTGAGATATAAAGCATATGTTGCAGTGTCATCTTTTGCAGAAAaaactgttttataattaaaccaCATAAATATGAATGTAGGgatggaaaaaataaaattttaaaattgtttcttataatttttactaattatttaattgaatgAAATAATGATTATACTTACTTATTCATAAAAGAAAGACAATGACATTTATTCATCACAGTTATAGGCTTATAGctattttgttaaatatatcaTCTAATTATTGAATTCAATGAAATAAtgcttatatttatttaattacttattcatttaaaaaaggtaaaatgacATTCATCTGTCCacaattttaaccattttatcaaatatactaGAATTTTAAGTGGTTTCATATAATATCATCTTTCGCATTTTAAATATACCAACAAACCGGTTTGAAGCTAACGTGGCGCGATATTATATACTCCACATAagattgattttatatatattaatgtaTAATATCGCGTTACATCAAATTCAAACTGATTGTGAATATATCTGATGACAAAGATCGAAAAAATGATAGCAAATATGATACGATTGTAAGCAGATATTTGATTCACAAAATGAGCAGATTCAGATTATCATAAAAGCCAATGTAAAGCGGACCTACTGTCATTCCTTATGGTCATTATGCTTGCGCTCAACCGGCAATTGTAATGGAGGAAGTTGATTTATTGATCTCGTTTCATCCTCACGTTCAAAaggcaaaataaaattaaaatgtacatTTCATTCAATTGTATATCTCATCATTATCTCTATTTTCACTGTTACCAGTTTTGGCACTATCACTTTAGTGTCATAACTCAGAAAACTTTTAAGTACTGGAAACGGGAAAATTTGGAGTTGTAGTTGGATATAAATAATTGcggtttttttaagaaaaatatcaaaaaaaaaaagtgaaaaaattataaaaatacggattgactttttttatttttggaataCTTGTTTGACCAATAATGCAGATATTTTCTGTTGGAATTCCAGCATTAGTTCATGGAATTCCATTGCTCAAGCTATTTGCTGTGTTACTACAGAAGTAAGGAATCCATAGACATAGACTACCAATCATTCAAGGTCACAAGGATTGTagaacaaaatttatatttcttattaACCAACAATGAATTACAAAGATGCATATTTATACTACATTAGCATAACTAACTAATGCTGATGTGGCAAGGTATAAAAGAAATACAAAAcacacaaagtgtgtgttacAAACTACTTAACTACCAAAAATGAATCTAGCAGCTACTAAGAGTTCACATACATTCAGCATGTGCACATACTTGTATTGTACAGCTCAGCAATCCTTGTGATCTTGAATGATTGGTAGTCTGTGTTTTTGGATTCCTTACTTTTAAAGTAACACAACAAATAGCTTGAGCAATGGAATTTCATGAACTGATGCTAGAATTCCAGGAATTCCATGCTCTCAAAACTGATGCTGGAATTCCAATGGAATTCCAACAGATAATATCTGCATTAACCAAGAAAGATGcataaatactttttaaaaattgaaagtaattgttaaaatatttaacaataAACCAACCATGTCCAAATAAACACTAACCAACCTAACAGTACAAATATTGTTTGCTTATATAGTAGCACCAATTGTAACAGAGCAAataatacacacacacacactataTACTTCATGTAGGTCTACTGCAATCACAAATCACATAGATTGtgtgtatatttattgtttctgGTAACAGAGCTGGTCCGAGTCTGGGATCAGGCGTTGTCGCCGGTgtttagggatggcaatggggcggggtggggacggggaagccatccccatccccatccccgtgtCTATGGGGAATCCTCATCCCCAtccccatttaattaatggggtttaaatcatccccgtccccatacccatggggatccccgttccccgtacaattaaatataatttataaataatttcattattttcataagatattttaaaaaaactaattatagaaaatactattatcttttataatattatatatttataactaaattgaaactaataaaaaaaattaaattaaattatttaaaattataaataacatactaaaacttatactaatataatataaatatacataaatataaatcgggtctctatggggacggggatggggatccccatggggtggggactatACTCCCCGTCCCCTCCCCATTCCCGTGATTGGGGAATGATTTTCCCCCATCCCCGTACCCATGGGGGTAATTGGTGGAGATTCCCCGCCCCATTAGGGGCGGGTCCCCACGGGGAACGGAGAATcccctccccattgccatccctaccGGTGTTGCTGCCGCATTTTCAATTTCTTCTCCGATGTACCGATTTGGATGTCCAATTCCAGCAGTGCAGattgatatttattttgattggaTCAATTGAGATTGATTCCTTTGTTTGGTTTATGGAGAtgattttatgataatattgatATATGATTGAATCGATTGAGATCAATTCTATTGTTTGGTTCTTTATCAATGATTTTTTGATTTCAGTTTCAATTTCTACTATCGgtgaattcaaattttttttaatcaatttttgatGTATTTCGATTTTATTGTTGTTGATTTCAATTCAACAATAACTATTTTGATCATGTTTAAAGCATATGTTCTttgttttctcaaattttcAGTTCATATTCAACCATGGACCCTCACTTTGGGTCCCCCTTGTGGTAAACCCCCTAAATTATATGGCAGCGCTCACTAAACAACCCTTATATCTAAAAATCAGTTAACACAATAAAAAATGATGACCTgtcatttcaaaaaataaattgacgGCGCCACATCAtcaaaatacctaaaattttaaaacaccaaaataactctaaatttattaagatttaattaaaaaatttaactcaATCAAATCACCTAACCGCCACCCACCACTCCCACCACGGGTTTACGCTGCCACCGCCAACAGAGGAGGAACGGCTCCTTGTCCTCAGGTTGTTTGAGAAGACGCATATCGTCTTCTCAGATGAGAATACGCAGATCATCTTCTCAGATGAGAATACGATCTGCTTTCCAACAGTGGTGGGTGGGTTAAAtgggtggtttggttttggtttgattgaatttgtttaggTTTTGTTGggttaaattttatattcttttaaataaattttcatagtTTTAGgagtattttaggtgttttaaagttttaggaTATTTTGATGAAGTGGCGccgccatttgttttttttttttttgaatgacaGCTCATcgttttttacaattttaacaatttttttgatGGAAGGGGTTTAATAAGCGCAGTCACGTAATTTAGGGGTTTCCTGGTCGTTTAGAAAACTTTAAGGGTTTATTATAAAGGGCCCTAAAGCGAGGGTCCGTGGTTGATTATTAGCaaattttttctattatatCAGTTCAATTTCTATATTTCAGTTTTAGATTACACTATTATAATTATGCCATTTAGCGACGAAAAGAATGGCCagaatctgtcgctaaatgtgTGTAGTAACGAATTGCCGACAAATTCAATCCGTCAACAAAGTCTTCGTTGCTAAATCACTTagcaaaagatttcaaaattcGTCGCCATTTAGCGACAGAAAAATCTGTCGATAAATGGCCAAATTAGTCgctcaatatttttaaaattttaaaaaataatttaatttttttatttaaatcgtaaaaagtattgattttaactattatttaatCCGTCGATCACCTGATAGGTCACCCACCATCACTCACCTGTGATTTTTTGCAAACTTCCTAATTGGTCAGCCATCCCTCCCACCCAAAACTCTTTAACTCTAAAGTTCTTCCACACTTAACTACATTTTAACcatattaaattattgttatatatctatgtatagtatatttaaattataaataaaaagaacaaattaTCTCTTCCGCACTTTAATCTCgcattctaaaataataattttttaaaataatttttttaaaattattttatgaaatgattattttttaaaataaatattctttcaaacaattaatttttttaattaatttttagcgatgaacggtaaaaataaatttggcGATTTTAATCCGTCGCTGAATTCAACTTTTCTAGTAGTGTTAACAGTTAATCTTCGCTCTTTTGGCTCTCGTCTTCTTATTCTATATTGTATTCTCTTATTCTTTGATTTTATGATTTTCGTTTTTCACAATATCAGTTTCGGTCAATTTCTTATCTCTTTGTTATCATTTGAGTTTTAATCTCAAATTGATTTCTGTTTCAATATTTGTTTGGTTTCAAATTCTTCATTTGTGGAGATAAGTGTTTTGATTCAGTAATGCTTCTTAAGTGTTTGATGTAACACCTCAATGAAAGTTGAATCCTGTTGAGTGATgattatttcataaatttgaACGAGGTCGATACTGAATATAGTGTCAGTGCAACAAAAGATTGATTTGGTTAGTACATGTGATTTGAATTATATGATTTGGATTATTGTTTAAgttgattttttcttttacctGTTGGTATTGCTTATGTGCTATTTCTTTAATCTTTGTGGATATTATTACTGCTTTGATTAAAAATTCTCAAGGAATGGTTAATTCTTATAGATAGcaattcaaaaatataagattggattaatttttttttaaattatgaattatattaGCTCATCCGCAAAAAGCGGAAGGCAAAAAGAGCTATAAAAAtagaaagggttaattacatataaaatcgccacgtgtcatgccacgtcagcaaaaatgccactagaAATGttcccatgttgtttttgaaaagaaatgaaaggtggtgctctgaattgccacgttttaaaggtcgtgttatttttgcaatttcttatgaaggtggtgattttatatgtaattaccCCAAAAAGAAAGCACtagcttttaataaaaaaatttaaacttctaaaaacatcattattattataaggAAAATAGGAATTGTGATATTTGTAATGTTGTTATCGCTTTTTTAACAAACCACGGCTAGCTCATACTTTCACATATGCTACTGCTCTTGGAATGTAGCTTACTTTGCTGACTTGGATGGTGCATGGCCTATGCAATGTTGAGATTTTATTTCATCTATTATCAAGAAATGGTTCGAGTGTGGACGATCCTTCTTATCTAAAACTTGATGGTCGTACCCACACTATTTAGATGTTTTTAGCATAAGAGCAGCAACAAGATACAATGATATTTTCTTATCGAGCTTGGCATATAGATACATATGCACTAGCTTGAGGGGCGGTAACCCAAATATTGTTTGCTTATAGTAGCATTGAATGTAGCATTGCaaataacacacacacacattatACTTCATGTAGCTCTACTGCAGGCACAAATTGATAACGTTAATGGAAGATTAAATATAACATTgactgaaaaagaaaaagagatacAAAGAAGTGAAGGCTAATATTAGAATAGAATACCTTAACCCAAAAACAATACAAAGGGTGATATATATAGGGTAAACTAAAGAAAACAAGACTACACTATCCTTACATAATAATAAGCATAATAACATATTTAGCATCCCCAAGTATTTGGAATCAAATGGCATGaataaaaagaaagacaatGTCACCCATGATATGTTTAtttcttgttatttcaattccaataaaGATAGTTCATCCAAAGTTTGGAGAAATGGGTCGAGATTGttacttatacttcattactATCACTAATAATTTATCACAGTATGATTACATTTTTCTTATGAAGAACTAAAGTGAAGCATTTGAAAATTCAAAAACTTTAAGAACGAAGTAGAAAACTAAGTTggaataaatattaaaactcTACGTTCCGATCGAGGAGGAGACTTGAGTTCATAATCTTGTTCGTTCCTAAAGGAATTTGGTATTATTTGTCAACTTAATCTTCTTTTTTACGACGATAATGGAGCTAGAGCACAAGATAATAAACACCGGTCTcacaagaaatccaaatatatataaaggaAATATCATATCATCCATGAGATTGTTGGAAAAGGAGATGTTTCTCTCCAAAAGAAAGTTTCAGTTTAGAATACAGATTACCCACTGATAATTATAATACATAGTTAATTAGATTTACATCCTGAGAAGATGGTCCTTAGATATAGTAGGCAATTGCACTAGTTTAAGTGTTATATTGTTAATTATATCTGCCCTAAGGCCATTATATTCTTGTATACTTGTATAAACTAATCCTTGTGACAATTATATTTTGTTTGACTAAGTGTCCATTTATTATATGTTTTCAGAATCATGTTGTGAAATAGTTTATActtatatgttaaaaatatgaGTGGCAAATGTTTTTATATAGGTGATCTAAAAATCAGTTCACGATCTATTGATACTATAAGCGGGGAAATCACATTATTCAAGCTCGCCACTTTGTTTATTCTCTATATAAGATGGAGGTAGTGCATCTCGtgctacttgatggagatcagaataaacatgtagACATTCAATCATTGAGTAGGTCAAATAGTGACGGTAAATTACTTTTACGTGGTATTACatatatgtcaatatattttCATTTAGTTCATGATTGTACATGCAAGTCCTtcgacttgcggtgacactattaTCTTGTATATATGGGATTACAATTTGATATTCCTTATCAATTGGTCTTTCATGAGTTAGGATCAtgggatgtgttggctttagTTAGTTGTATCAACTTCATTAATTAGCTCTTGCAATTAGAAGACCCATAATCATCTTATGCAAAACTTAGTTCTTGCAATTAAGATGTACCTtaatctcaagggtacgtactagTGGAGcaaaatgaaaaaggatgttgcggAGTTCGTGTCTAAGTGTTTggcttgccagcaggtaaacttggaacatcagagaccgtttggatatctgcaacagctacctattctagagtagaagtgggagcggatcattatggattttgtggttggtttaccacgtatcCGGCAGGGATATGATTCAATTTGGGTGAttgttgaccgtatgaccaagtcagctcacttcttactgATCAAGGTTGCGTATTCAGCTTCGaggttggcacagttgtacatcgaccaGATTGTTAGTcttcatggtgtaccagtgtcgattgTTTCGGATAGAgtttcagttttcacctctaGGTTCTAGAAATCCTTGCAAGAATCTTTGGGTTtgaggttggatttcagtactgcttttcatcctcaaactgacagtcagtctgagaggatgattcagactttggaggatatgctcagaaTGTGTGTGCTTGATTTTTAGGGTAGCTGAGATACTCATTTgtctttgattgagttttcttatagcAACAGTTATCACGCTAGTATCAAGATGGCAACTTACAAGGCTTTGTAtcggcgcaagtgtcgatctcctatttattgggaagaggtcggcgagcatAAACTTTCTGGAACAGAGATCATCCaaattacctctgagaaggtat is a window of Mercurialis annua linkage group LG2, ddMerAnnu1.2, whole genome shotgun sequence DNA encoding:
- the LOC130014708 gene encoding premnaspirodiene oxygenase-like; this encodes MTLQHMLYISLAYQLQLSFLHFTVIYTMDDLKYSFFLPLLCFLLLIFIVRRNLKLSNASSSGTLPYKLPPGPIKLPIIGNMLHLVGSLPHHRLRDLADRYGPIMHLQLGEISTIVISSPETAKQVLKIHDLSFAQRPFLLAAGIVMYNFKDIAFAPYGDNWRQMRKICNLELLSTKRVQSFRSIREEEVLFLVNSISTSTESPVNLSKMLFALSNIITLRAAFGKIIKQKDEFLPLIQKTIQMFEGFSVADIFPSVKFLHGITGMKPKLERLHQEADMILENIIKKHRENKALGSYPKAGEANTLVDVLLNLQDHGNLEFSLTTDCIKAIMLDMFLAGTNPSATTIEWSMSEMIKNTRVMQKAQEEVRNLFNKKQQVIDETSLQELKYLKLVIKETLRLHPPAPLLLPRECRERVEITGYEIPVNTRIIVNAWAVGRNPRYWKEAEKFNPERFLDNSTDYRGKDFEFIPFGGGRRMCHGMSYGMAVVELVLANLLYHFDWKLSGGMEPNDLDMSECFGASARRKNELYLIPIPY